The proteins below are encoded in one region of Nakamurella flava:
- a CDS encoding permease produces the protein MTAQDTHAGHSASGPAEPGTGRRRYRPGSLEIFGLILLTAILLRGPLARALDEPILQSWSTVFIAVCVQATPFLVLGVVVSGAIAAFVPSSVFTRLLPSSPALAVPAAGACGALLPGCECGSVPIANRLMARGVRPSAALAFLLSAPAINPIVLVATAVAFSAEPSMVWARLIAGLLTAVIVGWIWERIGRPEWMRPRRRDDVVEVTGTGPRWRLFTGTMLGDFTQAAGFLVLGAAAAATFKTVVPAHIMESIGGSIWLSILLMAALAFLLALCSEADAFVAASFSTIPFVGKLVFLTVGPAVDVKLAAMQAGVFGRKFAVRFSPLTLAVAIVVGTVVGLAFWGLG, from the coding sequence ATGACCGCACAGGACACGCACGCCGGACACAGCGCCTCCGGCCCGGCCGAGCCCGGCACCGGCCGGCGCCGCTACCGCCCCGGCTCCCTGGAGATCTTCGGTCTGATCCTGCTCACCGCCATCCTGCTGCGTGGACCACTGGCGCGGGCCCTGGACGAACCGATCCTGCAGAGCTGGTCGACCGTTTTCATCGCGGTCTGCGTGCAGGCCACGCCGTTCCTGGTCCTCGGGGTCGTGGTGTCCGGGGCGATCGCAGCCTTCGTCCCCAGTTCGGTCTTCACCCGGTTGCTGCCGTCCTCTCCCGCCCTGGCCGTCCCCGCGGCCGGCGCCTGCGGGGCGCTGCTGCCCGGCTGCGAGTGCGGGTCCGTCCCGATCGCCAACCGCTTGATGGCCCGGGGCGTGCGGCCGTCCGCCGCACTGGCCTTCCTGCTGTCGGCCCCCGCAATCAACCCGATCGTCCTCGTCGCGACGGCCGTCGCCTTCAGTGCCGAACCGTCGATGGTCTGGGCCCGGCTCATCGCCGGTCTGCTGACCGCCGTCATCGTGGGCTGGATCTGGGAACGCATCGGCCGGCCCGAGTGGATGCGGCCCCGCCGGCGGGACGACGTCGTCGAGGTCACTGGCACCGGGCCCCGCTGGCGGCTGTTCACCGGCACGATGCTCGGCGACTTCACCCAGGCCGCCGGGTTCCTGGTGCTCGGTGCGGCGGCCGCGGCGACCTTCAAGACCGTCGTACCCGCCCACATCATGGAGAGCATCGGCGGGTCGATCTGGCTGTCCATCCTGCTGATGGCGGCCCTGGCGTTCCTGTTGGCCCTCTGCTCCGAGGCCGACGCGTTCGTCGCCGCGTCGTTCTCGACCATCCCGTTCGTCGGCAAGCTGGTTTTCCTGACCGTCGGCCCGGCGGTCGACGTCAAGCTCGCGGCCATGCAGGCCGGAGTGTTCGGGCGCAAGTTCGCCGTGCGCTTCTCGCCGCTCACCCTGGCCGTCGCGATCGTCGTCGGTACCGTGGTGGGGCTGGCGTTCTGGGGACTGGGGTAG
- a CDS encoding isoprenyl transferase gives MALRRTRSQPVAPALPRPHPTGARPPVLPPESVPRHVALVMDGNGRWAKARGLPRTEGHKRGEASLFDVVEGAIEIGVTHLSAYAFSTENWRRSPDEVRFLMGFNRDVIRRRRDEMHALGVRVRWAGRRPRLWRSVIKELEVAEELTADNRVLTLTMCVNYGGRAEIADAARALALDAAAGRIDPAKVDEKMLARYLDEPDMPDVDLFLRSSGEQRTSNFLLWQSAYAEFVFLDTLFPDFDRRHLWQACEIYAARNRRFGAETVPTPIDGTTTPPGGSADETQGDPTG, from the coding sequence ATGGCGCTCCGCCGCACGCGATCGCAGCCGGTCGCCCCGGCCCTCCCGCGTCCGCATCCGACCGGGGCCCGTCCGCCGGTCCTGCCGCCGGAATCGGTCCCCCGCCACGTCGCCCTGGTGATGGACGGGAACGGTCGCTGGGCCAAGGCGCGGGGCCTGCCCCGCACCGAAGGGCACAAGCGGGGGGAAGCTTCCCTGTTCGACGTCGTCGAGGGCGCCATCGAGATCGGTGTCACGCATCTGTCCGCCTACGCCTTCTCCACCGAGAACTGGCGGCGCTCGCCCGACGAGGTCCGCTTCCTCATGGGCTTCAATCGCGACGTCATCCGCCGGCGACGCGACGAGATGCACGCCCTGGGCGTCCGGGTGCGCTGGGCCGGCCGCCGGCCGCGCCTGTGGCGCAGTGTCATCAAGGAACTCGAGGTCGCCGAGGAACTCACGGCCGACAACCGCGTCCTCACCCTGACGATGTGCGTGAACTACGGCGGCCGCGCCGAGATCGCCGACGCCGCCCGGGCCCTGGCTCTGGACGCCGCGGCCGGCCGCATCGATCCGGCGAAGGTGGACGAGAAGATGCTGGCCCGGTACCTCGACGAGCCCGACATGCCCGATGTCGATCTCTTCCTGCGCTCGTCCGGTGAGCAGCGGACCAGCAACTTCCTGCTCTGGCAGTCGGCCTACGCCGAGTTCGTCTTCCTGGACACGCTCTTCCCTGACTTCGACCGCCGCCACCTGTGGCAGGCGTGCGAGATCTACGCCGCCCGCAACCGACGCTTCGGCGCCGAGACGGTGCCGACACCGATCGACGGGACGACCACACCGCCGGGGGGATCGGCGGACGAGACGCAGGGGGACCCGACCGGATGA
- the recO gene encoding DNA repair protein RecO: MTVYRDSAVVLRVTKLGEADRIVTLLTRRNGRIRAVAKGVRRTRSKFGGRLEPFGHVDLQLYAGRNLDIVTQAVSLDTFGPALAADYPRYTCATAIVETAERMTAEEREPALRLFLLVVSALRALVQTDRDPALVLDAFLLRALALSGWAPALRECARCGIPGGTVGGEPGFHSAFHVASGGSLCPDCRGAGAGGAVRPAPTTLELMAALAEGDWPAAEAATGPDRREASGLVAALLQWHLERSLRSLPLVDRVAVTPEPTAGPRRPDLALES, translated from the coding sequence GTGACCGTGTACCGCGACTCCGCAGTCGTGCTCCGGGTGACCAAGCTCGGGGAAGCCGACCGGATCGTGACGCTGCTGACCCGGCGCAACGGTCGCATCCGCGCGGTCGCCAAGGGCGTGCGCCGCACCCGGAGCAAGTTCGGGGGCCGGCTGGAACCGTTCGGGCACGTCGACCTGCAGCTGTACGCCGGTCGCAACCTCGACATCGTGACCCAGGCCGTCAGCCTGGACACCTTCGGTCCGGCACTGGCCGCCGACTACCCGCGCTACACCTGCGCCACCGCCATCGTGGAGACCGCCGAACGGATGACGGCCGAGGAACGCGAACCGGCGTTGCGGCTGTTCCTGCTGGTGGTCTCCGCATTACGCGCCCTGGTCCAGACCGACCGGGACCCCGCCCTGGTGCTCGATGCGTTCCTGCTGCGGGCCCTGGCGCTGTCCGGGTGGGCCCCCGCCCTGCGCGAGTGCGCGCGTTGCGGCATCCCCGGGGGCACGGTGGGCGGCGAGCCGGGCTTCCATTCGGCCTTCCACGTCGCCTCGGGCGGTTCGCTGTGTCCCGACTGTCGAGGGGCGGGCGCCGGTGGAGCCGTCCGGCCCGCTCCGACGACCCTGGAACTGATGGCCGCCCTGGCCGAGGGGGACTGGCCGGCCGCCGAGGCGGCCACCGGACCCGACCGTCGGGAGGCCTCCGGTCTGGTCGCGGCACTGCTGCAGTGGCACCTGGAACGGTCGCTGCGGTCGCTGCCGCTCGTCGACCGGGTCGCCGTGACCCCTGAACCCACCGCCGGCCCCCGCCGGCCCGACCTCGCTCTGGAGTCCTAG
- a CDS encoding GNAT family N-acetyltransferase, which produces MTSSPTVRRATTDDAEAFAACHLACWREAYADLWGSDRLEALDLDSMANRRRNEIESGLGDHWLSELDGQVVGIAIAGPSRDDNPPPGPAGERELYAIYVREEFKGKGLADDLLEAAVGNGPASLWVYRDNPRASRFYVNHNFIPDGEDRTDSLGILEIRMVRN; this is translated from the coding sequence ATGACTTCGTCCCCCACCGTGCGTCGGGCCACCACCGACGATGCCGAGGCTTTCGCCGCCTGCCATCTGGCCTGCTGGCGGGAGGCGTACGCCGACCTGTGGGGGTCAGATCGCCTGGAAGCGCTGGATCTGGATTCGATGGCCAACCGGCGCCGCAACGAGATCGAGTCCGGTCTGGGTGACCACTGGTTGTCCGAGCTCGACGGCCAGGTCGTCGGGATCGCGATCGCCGGTCCCAGCCGCGACGACAACCCGCCGCCCGGGCCCGCCGGCGAGCGCGAGCTGTACGCGATCTACGTGCGCGAGGAGTTCAAGGGCAAGGGACTGGCCGACGACCTGCTGGAGGCGGCGGTCGGTAACGGGCCGGCGTCGCTGTGGGTGTACCGGGACAACCCGCGGGCGAGCCGCTTCTACGTGAACCACAACTTCATCCCGGACGGCGAGGACCGCACCGATTCGTTGGGCATCCTGGAGATCCGGATGGTCCGGAACTGA
- the fdhD gene encoding formate dehydrogenase accessory sulfurtransferase FdhD, translating into MSRLTVPTAVRRFSDGRFVSRPDVVAGEEPLEIRVDGVSLTTTMRTPGADIDLVHGFLHAEGVITAAGDVREARYCDGVDADGRQTYNVLDVERARSAVPPTPIIARSFPTTSACGVCGSASIEALQRDLRHPLDDGIAVQPAVLQALPDRLRERQRTFQRTGGVHAAALVTSAGEITLVREDVGRHNAVDKVIGALLLQGRVPVRDAFLLTSSRASYELVQKAAMAGVGLLVAVSAPSSLAVDLARATGMTLVGFTSSRGFNVYCGPQRIVGA; encoded by the coding sequence ATGTCACGTCTGACCGTGCCGACCGCGGTACGCCGATTCTCCGACGGACGCTTCGTGTCCCGTCCCGATGTGGTCGCCGGCGAGGAACCGCTGGAGATCCGGGTGGACGGGGTCTCGCTGACCACGACGATGCGGACCCCGGGAGCCGACATCGATCTGGTGCACGGGTTCCTGCACGCCGAGGGTGTCATCACCGCGGCCGGCGACGTGCGCGAGGCCCGCTACTGCGACGGGGTGGACGCCGACGGCCGGCAGACCTACAACGTCCTGGACGTGGAACGGGCCCGGTCGGCCGTCCCGCCAACGCCGATCATCGCCCGCAGCTTCCCCACCACCTCGGCCTGCGGGGTGTGCGGGTCGGCGTCGATCGAGGCGTTGCAGCGGGACCTGCGGCACCCGCTGGACGACGGCATCGCCGTGCAACCCGCAGTGCTGCAGGCCCTTCCGGATCGGCTGCGGGAACGGCAGCGGACCTTCCAACGGACCGGCGGGGTCCATGCGGCCGCGCTGGTGACGTCGGCCGGCGAGATCACCCTGGTCCGGGAGGACGTCGGCCGTCACAACGCCGTCGACAAGGTGATCGGCGCCCTGCTCCTGCAGGGGCGGGTACCGGTCCGCGACGCCTTCCTGCTGACCTCGTCGCGGGCGTCCTATGAACTGGTCCAGAAGGCGGCGATGGCCGGAGTGGGTCTGCTGGTCGCGGTCTCGGCTCCGTCCTCGCTCGCGGTCGATCTGGCCCGGGCCACCGGGATGACGCTGGTCGGCTTCACCTCGAGCCGCGGTTTCAACGTCTACTGCGGGCCCCAGCGCATCGTCGGCGCCTGA